A portion of the Acidobacteriaceae bacterium genome contains these proteins:
- a CDS encoding homocysteine S-methyltransferase family protein: protein MAEKHALAKLMEERIAIIDGAMGTTIRTYGMTEKDIRGERWANTEKDLLNNGDMFSLTQPKMIGDIHRRFLEAGADIIETNTFGATSISQSEFFVEDPRERGGRKDPAFYQEVLENPMLRDLAWEINETSARQCREWADRVGNDTGIQRFVAGAIGPLTVSLSNSPDADDPGFRVVSFDQVLVAYKEQTRALIAGGVDTLLVETIFDSLNAKAALVAIREVFDEDGLELPVQISAAVGRGGETLISAQTTEAFWNAVAHVNPLSVGLNCSLGPDLMFPFLTELSAKAKTSAVSAYPNAGLPNPLSETGFDLGPEDMGRFLGGFAQDGLINIAGGCCGNTPEHIAAIANAVKGVAPRVYGRELVTA, encoded by the coding sequence ATGGCTGAAAAGCACGCGCTGGCAAAGTTGATGGAAGAGCGCATCGCGATCATCGATGGTGCGATGGGGACGACGATTCGCACCTATGGCATGACCGAGAAGGACATTCGTGGAGAGCGCTGGGCGAATACGGAGAAGGATCTGCTGAATAACGGGGATATGTTCTCGCTGACGCAGCCGAAGATGATCGGTGACATTCATCGCCGCTTTCTGGAAGCCGGCGCGGACATCATCGAGACCAATACCTTCGGCGCAACGAGCATTTCGCAGAGCGAGTTCTTCGTCGAAGACCCGCGAGAGCGTGGCGGACGCAAGGACCCTGCGTTCTATCAAGAGGTGCTCGAAAACCCTATGCTTCGCGATTTGGCGTGGGAGATCAACGAAACCAGTGCGCGCCAATGCCGCGAGTGGGCCGACCGCGTCGGCAACGACACCGGCATACAGCGCTTTGTCGCGGGCGCGATTGGCCCATTGACCGTCTCGCTATCGAACTCGCCCGACGCCGATGACCCGGGCTTCCGCGTGGTGAGCTTCGATCAGGTGCTCGTCGCCTACAAGGAGCAGACCCGTGCACTCATCGCAGGCGGTGTCGACACGCTGCTCGTGGAGACGATCTTCGACAGCTTGAACGCCAAGGCCGCGCTCGTCGCGATTCGCGAGGTCTTCGATGAAGACGGCCTCGAACTGCCGGTGCAGATTTCTGCTGCTGTCGGCCGTGGTGGCGAGACGTTGATCTCGGCGCAGACGACGGAAGCTTTCTGGAACGCGGTGGCGCATGTAAATCCTTTGAGCGTCGGGTTGAACTGCTCGCTTGGGCCGGATCTTATGTTCCCGTTCTTGACGGAGCTTTCGGCAAAAGCGAAGACCTCGGCTGTATCGGCTTACCCGAATGCCGGTCTGCCGAACCCTTTGTCGGAGACCGGCTTTGACCTTGGTCCGGAGGACATGGGCCGCTTTCTTGGTGGTTTTGCGCAGGATGGGTTGATCAATATTGCAGGCGGTTGCTGCGGCAACACGCCCGAGCACATCGCAGCGATTGCGAACGCGGTGAAGGGTGTCGCCCCGCGTGTTTATGGACGAGAGTTGGTGACGGCGTGA
- a CDS encoding NADH-quinone oxidoreductase subunit I has product MSIVRNIGAIAKGMSITLGEAFKPTEVENYPDGKGPLRGAVLQERFRGKHQLQRDENGLEKCVACFLCAAACPSNCIYIEAADNTAEQRISSAERYAKVYNIDYNRCIFCGYCVEACPTDAITHGHGFELASLNATTMVMRKEDLLVQIPVGLPKSNQEQAEVLA; this is encoded by the coding sequence ATGTCGATCGTTCGCAATATCGGTGCTATTGCCAAGGGCATGTCCATTACGTTGGGCGAAGCCTTCAAGCCGACTGAGGTAGAGAACTACCCGGACGGCAAGGGACCGCTGCGCGGTGCAGTGCTTCAGGAGCGTTTTCGTGGCAAGCATCAGTTGCAGCGCGATGAGAACGGGCTCGAAAAGTGCGTAGCCTGCTTCCTCTGCGCGGCTGCCTGTCCGTCGAACTGCATTTATATCGAGGCTGCGGACAACACGGCTGAGCAGCGCATCTCGTCGGCCGAGCGCTATGCGAAGGTCTACAACATTGATTACAACCGCTGCATCTTCTGCGGCTACTGTGTGGAAGCCTGCCCGACCGATGCGATCACGCACGGACACGGCTTTGAGCTGGCCAGCCTGAACGCGACCACCATGGTCATGCGTAAGGAAGACCTGCTGGTGCAGATTCCGGTGGGGCTTCCGAAGTCGAATCAGGAACAGGCCGAAGTGCTGGCGTAA